The Laspinema palackyanum D2c genome segment GCCGGGGCCAATTTACTCGGGGCGGATTTGCGCGGGGCCAATCTTACCGAGTCCAATCTCAGTCGGGCAGATTTACGCGGGGCCATTCTGCGCTGGGCCGATTTTTCTGGGGCCAATCTGAGTGAAGCGCGGTTTGTGCGACCCCTACCCACGACGATTCGCCGCGATCGCATTACCTCGGTTAACCCCCCGTTAGTCATCTCTCAACTCACGGCAGCAGACTTGCGCGATGCGATTATGAACGGGACCAATCTTCATAAAGCCAATTTAAGCGGGGCCAATCTCGTCCGTGCAGACTTGAGAAATGCCAACCTTACCCAAGCGGATTTATCCACCGCCAATGTGCGCGCCGCCAACCTCTCCGGGGCGAATCTCCGGGGGGCACTGTTACTCACCACCAAGCTCAATGGTACGGACCTAAGTTTTGCCGACTTGAGTTTTACCGAACTCAGCGGGGCCCATCTGATGGATGCCAATCTCCAACAAGCGAGTCTGCGCGGGGCTAATTTATCGGCGATCGAACCCACGGGTCGCCAATGTCCCGGGGCCACCTGTAAGGTTTCGCTGACCTACCTAGACCGGGCCAACTTACTAGGGGCCGATTTACGCGGGGCGAACTTCACCGGGGCCAGTTTAGAACGGGCAACCCTTCAAAATGCCAATTTATATGGGGCAAATCTAACCCGGGCGCGTCTGGGAGAGGCTAATTTGGAAAATGCCCAATTAATGAATACCAATCTCAATGAGGCGCAACTGAGTCTAACTCCTCAGCCTGATGGAGGGCGCAGATAGAAACCGAGGTAGAGGCGCTTCGAGAAGCGCCTCTACAGATGGGTGAAACCGAGGTAGAGGCGCTTCGAGAAGCGCCTCTACAGGCGGGGGTTTAAACCCCCGCCTAATAGCTAAAGTCGGTTGAAAACCGACTGCTCGTCTTATCCGGTGGTTTTTTTAGTCGTCTTTAGACGACTTTAGCTGTTAGGCCGCCAATCGTTTGAACCCCCGCCGGTTGTTGAGAATGGTGCAAGATGTCAGATTTATCCGACTTGCGCTATAGCTAAAGTCGGTTGAAAACCGACTGCTCGTCTTATCCGGTGGTTTTTTTAGTCGTCTTTAGACGACTTTAGCTGTTAGGCCGCCAATCGTTTGAACCCCCGCCGGTTGTTGAGAATGGTGCAAGATGTCAGATTTATCCGACTTGCGCTGTTAGCTTAAACCCCCGCCGGGTGTTGCCACTGGAAATCCGTAAAAACAAAAATTTAGATATCGCATCTGCAATCTCGATTAAGATGCGCTAGAATTGTAAAGAAATATAAATGCTATCTGCTTCACTTATTTCTGCAATTTCGCATCCCTGACGCAATTTATGAGTCTTCCCATTCGCAACCTCGCAATCATCGCCCACGTCGATCACGGTAAAACCACCCTCGTTGACGCTCTCCTCAAACAATCTGGCATCTTCCGCGAAGGGGAAGAGGTTCCTGATTGCGTCATGGACTCCAATGACTTAGAACGGGAGCGCGGTATTACCATCCTCTCCAAAAATACTGCCGTTCGCTTCAAAGACACCTTAATCAATATCGTCGATACCCCCGGTCACGCTGACTTTGGCGGTGAAGTGGAACGGGTTCTGGGTATGGTGGATGGCTGTCTGCTGATTGTGGACGCCAATGAAGGTCCCATGCCTCAAACTCGCTTTGTCTTGAAAAAAGCCTTAGAAAAAGGGCTACGCCCGATTGTGGTGGTTAATAAAATTGACCGCCCCCGAGCTGACCCCCACGCGGCAGTGGATAAAGTCTTGGATTTATTCATCGAACTCGGGGCCGATGATGACCAGTGCGAGTTCCCCTACCTGTTTGCTTCCGGTCTTGATGGATATGCCAAAACGACTATGGAAGATGAAGGGGTGGATATGCAGCCCCTCTTTGACCTGATTCTCGATCGCGTTCCGCCTCCGGTCGGAGACCCCACCAAACCCCTCCAGTTGCAAGTCACGACCCTGGACTATTCTGAATATGTAGGTCGGATTGTCATCGGTCGGATTCACAATGGGGTGATTAAAGCCGGTCAACAGGCTGCTTTGGTCAAGGAAGGGGGCGAAATTGTTAAGTCCAAAATCACCAAATTAATGGGATTTGAAGGACTCAATCGGGTGGATATGCCGGAAGCTTCTGCCGGTTATATTGTCGCTGTTGCCGGGTTTGCGGATGCCAATATTGGGGAAACCATTACTTGTCCCAATGAACCCCAAGCGTTACCTTTAATTAAGGTGGATGAACCGACCTTACAGATGACCTTCTGGGTGAATGATTCTCCCTTTGCTGGACAAGAAGGCACCTTCGTTACCTCTCGCCAATTGCGCGATCGCCTCCTGCGAGAACTGGAAACCAACGTCGCCCTCCGCGTGGAAGAAACCGACTCCCCAGATAAATTCCTCGTTTCAGGACGGGGTGAATTGCACCTGGGTATCTTAATCGAAACCATGCGTCGGGAAGGCTACGAATTCCAAGTTTCCCAACCCCAAGTTATCTATCGCGAAATCAACGGTCAACCCTGTGAACCGTTTGAATGTCTGGTTCTGGACGTTCCTGAAGAAGGGGTGGGCGGTTGTATGCAGCGCCTCGGAGAACGACGCGGGGAAATGCAAGATATGCGCGCCAATGCCACGGGACGCACTCAACTGGAATTTGCGATTCCTGCACGGGGTTTAATCGGGTTCCGAGGCGAGTTTATGCGTCTGACTCGCGGGGCCGGAATTATGAACCATAGCTTCCTCGATTATCGCCCTCTTGCCGGAGATATTGAAGCCCGTCGCAACGGTGTGATTATTGCCTTTGAGGAAGGGGCTGCAACGTTCTATTCCTTGAAAAATGCGGAGGACCGAGGCGTGTTCTTTATTACTCCGGGGACGAAAGTATATAAAGGCATGATTGT includes the following:
- a CDS encoding pentapeptide repeat-containing protein, whose translation is MKRTIAPKQFAATLLSAAAAALLPFAFPQTAFGVDPDHVLRLLRTNECMGCDLIGADLRGANLAGANLLGADLRGANLTESNLSRADLRGAILRWADFSGANLSEARFVRPLPTTIRRDRITSVNPPLVISQLTAADLRDAIMNGTNLHKANLSGANLVRADLRNANLTQADLSTANVRAANLSGANLRGALLLTTKLNGTDLSFADLSFTELSGAHLMDANLQQASLRGANLSAIEPTGRQCPGATCKVSLTYLDRANLLGADLRGANFTGASLERATLQNANLYGANLTRARLGEANLENAQLMNTNLNEAQLSLTPQPDGGRR
- the typA gene encoding translational GTPase TypA, which encodes MSLPIRNLAIIAHVDHGKTTLVDALLKQSGIFREGEEVPDCVMDSNDLERERGITILSKNTAVRFKDTLINIVDTPGHADFGGEVERVLGMVDGCLLIVDANEGPMPQTRFVLKKALEKGLRPIVVVNKIDRPRADPHAAVDKVLDLFIELGADDDQCEFPYLFASGLDGYAKTTMEDEGVDMQPLFDLILDRVPPPVGDPTKPLQLQVTTLDYSEYVGRIVIGRIHNGVIKAGQQAALVKEGGEIVKSKITKLMGFEGLNRVDMPEASAGYIVAVAGFADANIGETITCPNEPQALPLIKVDEPTLQMTFWVNDSPFAGQEGTFVTSRQLRDRLLRELETNVALRVEETDSPDKFLVSGRGELHLGILIETMRREGYEFQVSQPQVIYREINGQPCEPFECLVLDVPEEGVGGCMQRLGERRGEMQDMRANATGRTQLEFAIPARGLIGFRGEFMRLTRGAGIMNHSFLDYRPLAGDIEARRNGVIIAFEEGAATFYSLKNAEDRGVFFITPGTKVYKGMIVGEHNRPQDLDLNVAKTKQLSNVRSSTGDELVQLQAPVEMSLERALEYIGPEELLEVTPISIRLRKMTVKKLAKR